One window from the genome of Sphingomicrobium arenosum encodes:
- the ccmE gene encoding cytochrome c maturation protein CcmE: protein MNVAPKNQRLLLVILAIVALGGAALLALWGLQDRAAYFVTPTDIAEGGVEAGVPLRLGGMVVEGSIEQVAAADTVRTAFRLGDGAHEVAVAHTGILPDLFVEGSGAVAEGRLTPDGSFEATRILAKHDENYMPPELTESAKRATGKTVSGE, encoded by the coding sequence ATGAATGTAGCGCCCAAGAACCAGCGGCTGCTGTTGGTCATCCTCGCGATTGTCGCATTGGGCGGCGCGGCGCTGCTCGCGCTGTGGGGGCTGCAGGACCGCGCGGCCTATTTCGTCACACCGACCGATATCGCCGAGGGCGGGGTCGAAGCGGGGGTGCCATTGCGGCTCGGCGGGATGGTTGTCGAGGGGTCGATCGAGCAGGTCGCGGCCGCCGACACCGTGCGCACTGCCTTTCGCCTCGGGGATGGGGCGCATGAAGTGGCGGTGGCGCATACCGGTATCCTGCCCGATCTGTTCGTCGAGGGCTCGGGCGCGGTGGCCGAAGGTCGCCTGACGCCCGATGGCAGCTTCGAGGCGACGCGCATCCTCGCCAAGCATGACGAAAATTACATGCCGCCAGAACTGACCGAAAGCGCGAAGCGCGCCACTGGCAAGACGGTTTCAGGCGAATGA